A region of the Vigna unguiculata cultivar IT97K-499-35 chromosome 9, ASM411807v1, whole genome shotgun sequence genome:
tgttgatGACTAACTGATCATACGAATCAGGTAAACTCTGTAGTAGAAGCTCTGCACgttcattttcaattatgttgaaatCTACTGTTGAAAGTTGGgcaaacaatgtatttagattGTTGATGTGATCTGTCACCGATGTGGACTCACTCATTCGAAGAGTATAGAGTTTTCTTTTCAAGAATATTCTTGTGTGAAGTGACTTAACCTCATACAGGCTTGCTTGAGAGAGTATCTCAAATCTCCTTTGTTGTATTCTCCGCAATGCTGGATAAAACCGCATCTTCCAATGCTAAGTGCAAATTCGCTATAGCATTGTTATCTATTTCCTTCCACTTTTTATCTGTAATACCTGcaggtttttcttcaattgcttCTAGACAGTTGTCCTTTCTCAAAATGCCTTCATCTTCAGTTTCCACAATGAGAAATTTTTCCCATTGAACCTCTCTATCTCGTATCTTGTTGTCATGGCTTTAAAACCGATTTATGCACTTCTCACTATGAATAGTACTGTCGACTGGAACAATGGAGACAAACCGTGGACCAGGTAattcccaggaaagagaggtgggtCACTAATGGACACGCTTaagtaccaagtctttcctagccataATTTTCCTAGACATGCACTTTCACACTACCATACTTTATCCACTATCACAACACTATTCTAATGACAATAGCAACGAAATATAATCACACGAACCaacagctctgataccactgttggaTATCAGAGTACTAGcacaagtactcacaactaaaataaaagatgaaaataaaggaaaaaaaatagataataggcaatgaatataatttattcaaggaaaggaaaaattatatatcattcTCTCTAATCCCAAGGAGAAAACAATGAGAATCCTTCTCTTGGAACCTTAAACGAGAAACTAACCTTCTCTCTTAGAGGAAaaactaatattctctcttaattcttctctcaagCAAATAAAGCAAAAGGGAATAGAAAGGGAAAGACTTTGGAATGATTTCCTAAGGAAACACTCCACATCGATGGGAACTTACTTTGGGGCTTAACCGTGAACCAAGTAattcccaggaaagagaggtgggtCACTAATGGACACGCTTaagtaccaagtctttcctagccagaatTTTCCTAGACATGCACTTTCACACTACCATACTTTATCCACTATCACAGCACTATTCTAATGACAATAGCAACGGAATATAATCACACGAACCaacagctctgataccactgttggaTATCAGAGTACTAGcacaagtactcacaactaaaataaaaaatgaaaataaaggaaaaaaaatagataataggcaatgaatataatttattcaaggaaaggaaaaattatatatcattcTCTCTAATCCCAAGGAGAAAACGATGAGAATCCTTCTCTTGGAACCTTAAACGAGAAACTAACCTTCTCTCTTAGAGGAAaaactaatattctctcttaattcttctctcaagCAAATAAAGCAAAAGGGAATAGAAAGGGAAAGACTTTGGGATGATTTCCTAAAGAAACACTGGactccttttataacattaaaagtaagcCCCAAAGTAAGTTCCCATCGATGTGGAGTGTTTCCTTAGGAAATCATCCCAAAGTCTCTCTCTTTCTATTCCTTTTTGCTTTATTTGCTTGAGAGAAGtaagagagaatattagtttctcctcTAAAACAGAAggttagtttctcctttaaggTTCCAAGAGAAGGATTCTCATCGTTTTCTCCTTGGGATTAGAGAgaatgatatataatttttcctttccttgaataaattatattcattgcctattatctatttttttcctttattttcattttttattttagttgtgagtacttgtgCTAGTACTCTGATAtccaacagtggtatcagagctgttGGTTCGTGTGATTATATTCCGTTGCTATTGTCATTAGAATAGTGCTGTGATAGTGGATAAAGTATGGTAGTGTGAAAGTGCATGTCTAGGAAAattctggctaggaaagacttggtacttAAGCGTGTCCATTAGTGacccacctctctttcctgggaatTACCTGGTTCACGGTTTGCCTCCATTGTTCCAGTCGACAGTACTATTCATAGTGAGAAGTGCATAAATCGGTTTTAAAGCCATGACAACAAGATACGAGATAAAGAGGTTCAATGGGAAAAATTTCTCATTGTGGAAACTGAAGATGAAGGCAATTTTGAGAAAGGACAACTGTCTAGaagcaattgaagaaaaacctgCAGGTATTACAGATAAAAAGTGGAAGGAAATAGATAACAATGCTATAGCGAATTTGCACTTAGCATTGGAAGATGCAGTTTTATCCAGCATTGCGGAGAATACAACAAAGGAGATTTGAGATACTCTCTCAAGCAAGCCTGTATGAGGTTAAGTCACTTCACACAAGAATATTCTTGAAAAGAAAACTCTATACTCTTCGAATGAGTGAGTCCACATCGGTGACAGATCACATCAACaatctaaatacattgtttgcCCAACTTTCAACAGTAGATTTCAACATATTGAAAATGAACGTGCAGAGCTTCTACTACAGAGTTTACCTGATTCGTATGATCAGTTAGTCatcaacattaaaaattacataccaTTCTCTCTAATCCCAAGGAGAAAACAATGGCAACCCCTCTCTTGGAAATAAGAAAAACTAATACAAAGAGAACCTTAAAAGAGAAACTAACCTTCTCTCTTAgaggagaaactaatattctctcttaattcttcACTCAAGCAAATAAAGCAAAAAGGAATAGAAAGGGAGAGACTTTAGGATGATTTCCTAAGGAAAGGAAACACTGGACTccttttataacaataaaagtaAGCCCCAAAGTAAGTTCCCATCGATGTGGAACTTCTTTTCTCACAATCTCCCACTCATCAAATCTTCACACCATGCTTTATTCTCTACCTTTTTGTTGCTTGTTCTTCTGATAGACTTCAGTAGGATCTAATCCACGTAGACTTCATTGACACATAATTCTGATCCTCCAAAACGCAATGCAACACCTGAGACTCCtttccaggaagactttcgataggaccatactgcactcgtctgagcagtctgagccggttttaaccatcggctctaataccacttgttaggatttacagagggggtttcactaaGGAGATACAAAACCAATAAGACATGAGCACAACCACaaaaggcattgacaccactctcaacccaaaaccttaagacaatggatttatgggtctttatcctcatatagtgctctactttctcatttctagccaatgtgggacttagactcacgtTTAGATTCCTAACAATAATAAGGATGATTGGAAAAGGAGGATGTGGTATCTTTGTACCAACCTATACAATCTAAACCTTGTCAGTCTCTCCCCATCTAGTAATCAAACCGTTCCAGAATGTTTAGCAAACAAAACTCGTGGAAATTAAGaaatttcaatgtaaaaaattattatatagagTTTCGCATTTTTCCTTACATTGAGTTGAAGGTGAGTTCAAGTTgcacaaaattgaaataaagtagTGTACTGTCAAACAGTTTCAGAGAGTACAAGGGCATTGAAATATGTGTGCATACAGatgaatttgaaagaaaatatactGGATTAGTTTAATTGTACATAAATTACAACTAGGCAAGAACACATTCAAATTCATTGGCAAAGAGCTTGAAGAAGTATGATGGAAATTATGTACAAAGGAAAGGTGAAAGAAACAAACGTACTGGATGACTTCTGATTGGCACGGGAGGTCATCAATCTGACGTCTTAGTGCTACAATATTCCTCAATCTAGCAGCAAGTTGCTAACAAAACGGGAAAAGGTATTGGGTTTGTAGTAATTGAAACGATGAAATAAGCAATTTTCAAGTACTATTAAAGAAAGTCTAAGGTTTTAAATAGCAATTTCCAGATGCAATTGCAGCTACATTGTTGCATTTTGGGAATTATCGCAACCATATGGTGaccacaatttcatcaaaccACATCGGTCCACATGTTCCATAATCTCAGTAATTGCAGAGTAATCACAACAATTCAAAATCATCAAGTCAAACAAGATGAGAATAAAAGGAGTAGGAAGCAAATCCGCTTGTTGAAACTGGTTTACCTTTTTCATCAAATCGACTTTTTCAACTAATTCACTATAAGAATTACGTAGTCCATCAGATAGATTCTTGTTATCACTGTAATTTGTAATTTGCCTCTCTAATTCACTGATATCAGCTTGAAGTTCTGAGTGTTTACAATCACGATAGGACTGAAAGTAATTTTCCTGCTTTTCAAGATCCTGAACCAACAGTGATTGACATTAGCACCacataacataatattatatttaggagcaattgtaaattaaagtttagtTAAATTTCCTGCACCAACTGGCaggttttgaaaatttgaataatacataaatttaaagaaacaattCACCTTCAAAGACGTCATTAAAGAAATTAACTTCTGTGCCGCAGAATCAGCACCCTCATTACAGATTCTCTCTTGTAGAGTAGTTAATTGCTTCACAACGTTCATCTTCTGCTGATTCTTCAGGCCAAAAATAAGATGCCCATTAATAGCAAAgccaaataaaattatacaggGCATAGATGCAAATGCTGCTAAGGAtaacaaaattagaaatataaaaaaacggTTGTCCATTTTCGGTTAACAATTAACAGATTCGGCTGGAGAGGCATAAAACTAACAATCAAAGAAGATTAAAAAGGGGTAGGATGGggaattttgtaataaaaaaaggaGCCAGTTTCATATCTAACATCTTATCCATCTCACCAACCAGATCATCCAAGTTGCCACTCAATGCCTTAATCGAAGCCCTGCACTCATCCACTTCAACAGTATTTTCAGCATGAGAAACCTATACGAAAAATCAGCACTGAATTAAACAAGTTATAAACACAAAGCATATTCGGATAAAGGTTGCAACAACTATTTTCAACTTTAAGTTTTTATACGCTACTTATGAATTTCAAAAGCCGATTATTAGAAAATACAGGTGAAGAAAATACCGAGTTCAATTCTGTACACCGATAATCAATCAGAAATCAtagttaaatatcttttaattgaCCAATTAGAAAAAACAATAAACTTAGTATAGTTTGTTCGGATACAGGCTATAAATGGTTTCGAGGGCTTTTCCATTAAAAATATGGAATTTTTGGAAAACCCTCTCGCATCCAAGCACGCTATAGATGACATTATAAGTTTTGTCACCACATATACAATTTAGTAAACAATATGTTACTTTTAAAAACAGTTTAAAAAACCAGAAACAAACCCGtcctaaataataaaaaaatagttgaaaaccCACTTCAAGCTCCCCTTTCATTATTTCAACAAATAGGTGCATCACCGACACATTATCAGAACCAAAACTTCGATCACTGTAAGCAATAGTCCAATACCTCGCCGGCACGGTGTTCTTGATTTTGCGGAAGGTGTGACGTAAGCCACTGAATTACTGGAAAAAGAGCATCGACATCGAGATCTTGGACATGAGAGAGTCGAAGAGGGTGCGGGCATCCAACTAATTCTAAAGATTCCTCGATGCCGAGTGTTTTGTCCTGGTCTCTGCAAGGCGAGTTAGGGGAATTGAGTGCAGAAAAAATCTCAACCGAATTGATTTAAAGAAGGGAGAAAGAGATACTTGCGTTATGGCGGCGATGCACTGAGAGAGACCGGCGGCGACTTTTTCAGACGGTGGCGCATCGGAGTCTGTCGTGTGGACGAAGCCGGCGGCGTAGAGAAGATCTAGAATCTTCTGGACGGTGCTTGAGTTTAAGTCTTTCTCGTCCATGCTCTGGTAGACTGTTTCACTGTTTCTGTTCTTTCTCGCTACACATTTAATCAAAGGCTTAAAAATGcactattctttcttttatgctttaaaaatatattattcaaatCATTTCAACTTAAAACCTCGAATATTAGATAAATTGATGCATTCATTCTTAGATGTGTACAAATGTTTGTTTACAAAGTTATATAGTTGCTGAGTGATTTGGtatattattagaaaatattatCGTGTTAGTGGTATGGTTAACCTTTTACTAATATGTTTTGTTGATTTATATTGAATAaagttttagtttattatttatgataataaatcgGAAATAATTTTTGAGCAGAAGTAAGAACCTGAAGGAAAAACAGATAGTACTACTTGATTTTCTTCTCATTTCACAAGTGGGAAAATACAtatttctttcatcttttaCAAACGTAACTTcgtaaatatttctaaattgtTCCGATTCAATTCAAGTCCGACAGCATCACGATTATCATTAGAAATAATTACTACGTTTTGAagatattatttgtttaaaaatgatataaagttttattataattcgAATAGGtgagaatttatttttggaaaattattttttaataaaaatttgataatgtTGACGTGGCAGCATcttattagataaaataaaagttgGATGTGATAAGAGATGAGGAAAGAAAAGTTTGGTGTAGTTTGAGAAGAAGAACTtatcaaaaaatttcaaaaaaaaataaaagctttGTCAAACTATATCATGCTTTTATTTTCCATGTTCCTCTACATTCCTTATTACTTCCCTTTTAGTTGACTTTTCTATAACCTAAAGCTTTTCCTTTGTTTAGTGGCATAagatttcaatattttcttccattcttatatacattatatttttagaGACTTGTAAGAAATTAACGATCTAAGTAATTGATAATGAAGAATGCTAATCAGTGTCTTTAAGTACtggttaaggataattaatttatattggttctttcatttttacattgaaagttaaaataattaaatacattaattaagatagtataaatacatataacaaattttataaagataaaaatacctTTGTAAAGTTTTAGATAATAACCTACTGATACAGAAGAATgattttggaatttttaaggtctctactaaaatattttttttttctttttataaattctgtagatatttaacactatttttttatgcttgtaccgttaatttaaacttttttttatatttaattatatttaatttttaacaatattaaaatatagttattttattatttaattattttttaacttttatcgatgaacgttaaataaaatatgaaacacaCATATATAACAATTATGGACATTtctgttttttaaataaaataaaactacattAATGTTGATTAGGtcagatttaatttaatattatacttacctatgtattttttatagaaTTTAATGCATATTAATGTTCTAAGAACACTAGTTAACAAGATCCATcgataatttagaaaaaaaaaaaggaacttattttcatgtaaaaagttttattaaTGTAAAAGTCGCTCTTATTATTCTGCATGACATTATAAGGAGATATATATAGCAATCTCATAAATATCTCTTTCAAATAC
Encoded here:
- the LOC114163937 gene encoding coiled-coil domain-containing protein 93 isoform X1; the encoded protein is MDEKDLNSSTVQKILDLLYAAGFVHTTDSDAPPSEKVAAGLSQCIAAITDQDKTLGIEESLELVGCPHPLRLSHVQDLDVDALFPVIQWLTSHLPQNQEHRAGEVSHAENTVEVDECRASIKALSGNLDDLNQQKMNVVKQLTTLQERICNEGADSAAQKLISLMTSLKDLEKQENYFQSYRDCKHSELQADISELERQITNYSDNKNLSDGLRNSYSELVEKVDLMKKQLAARLRNIVALRRQIDDLPCQSEVIQYEYRLSELYAQIQGKHRQTHKYYATYNALLEIKVLMLKETSLLNSIISQFQEAFSSTDGRIKLVHSMEGIVKGSQQKLEKVDVGLQEEQKIRNDLKGRYAAAVGERKRCYYLSKAFQAQCAKENENCPQDK
- the LOC114163937 gene encoding coiled-coil domain-containing protein 93 isoform X2 — translated: MDEKDLNSSTVQKILDLLYAAGFVHTTDSDAPPSEKVAAGLSQCIAAITQDKTLGIEESLELVGCPHPLRLSHVQDLDVDALFPVIQWLTSHLPQNQEHRAGEVSHAENTVEVDECRASIKALSGNLDDLNQQKMNVVKQLTTLQERICNEGADSAAQKLISLMTSLKDLEKQENYFQSYRDCKHSELQADISELERQITNYSDNKNLSDGLRNSYSELVEKVDLMKKQLAARLRNIVALRRQIDDLPCQSEVIQYEYRLSELYAQIQGKHRQTHKYYATYNALLEIKVLMLKETSLLNSIISQFQEAFSSTDGRIKLVHSMEGIVKGSQQKLEKVDVGLQEEQKIRNDLKGRYAAAVGERKRCYYLSKAFQAQCAKENENCPQDK